One window from the genome of Dyadobacter sp. CECT 9275 encodes:
- a CDS encoding RNA polymerase sigma factor encodes MVDRHAKSEILSMWVSFKAGDERALRSLMELYLPKMYNYGSKFSNDREFIKDCIQDVFIGMWQYRENLALPDSPKAYLLTALRRKMFSSRSRITLTSLDPKSDMLFSTEQSAEDTLIERESIAGQNKLVAHLLGRLPERQREVIYLKFYQGLDRHETAAVMGISDQSVSNLFQKALNALKSLHSSGVPVLVRSVIHLLLICRILS; translated from the coding sequence ATGGTAGACCGCCATGCAAAATCTGAAATTTTGAGCATGTGGGTATCCTTCAAAGCGGGGGACGAGAGGGCCTTGCGTTCTTTAATGGAGTTGTACCTGCCAAAGATGTACAATTATGGCAGCAAGTTTAGCAACGACCGTGAGTTTATCAAGGACTGCATCCAGGACGTGTTCATCGGAATGTGGCAATACCGTGAAAACCTGGCATTGCCCGACTCACCCAAGGCATACCTGCTGACAGCGTTACGCAGAAAAATGTTTAGCAGCAGATCAAGGATCACTTTGACTTCGCTTGATCCTAAAAGTGACATGTTGTTTTCAACGGAGCAGTCGGCAGAGGATACCTTGATTGAACGAGAGTCTATAGCGGGGCAAAACAAACTGGTGGCACACCTGCTGGGCCGCTTACCTGAGAGACAGCGGGAGGTCATTTATCTGAAGTTTTATCAGGGTCTTGACCGGCACGAGACAGCCGCGGTAATGGGAATTTCGGACCAGTCGGTTTCAAATCTTTTTCAAAAAGCCCTCAACGCCCTGAAAAGTCTTCATTCGTCGGGAGTTCCTGTTCTGGTGCGATCGGTCATTCATTTACTTCTCATTTGCAGGATATTGTCCTGA
- a CDS encoding FecR family protein: MLDKYRLYDAEDFLQDDWFRQSLEGNNPAATQYWDNWLKVYPEKEAEVLRAKALFEAFKTDHGSLTQEEINTTIDRTLERVAGIKRESEFPERPLFAWRWLSYVASVMLISGMAIYFVKDNKIGTKITTVKTQPPAMGWVKEENVGQHPRLVKLPEGSKVTLEPGAILTYPTNFNKYERRTFLRGNAFFDVAKDPDKPFFVVGETVITRVLGTSFWIRDDPDHQKIAVIVKSGKVAVSARHGSGQNLTSDAVFLTPNQMAVFSPETEQLTRELVEKPVVISTSASLSASYEDVPIIRILKELEDAYGVKITYDAEVLKNCQISASFANETFFEKLESICLSVRASFREENGQIIIDSKGCNY; the protein is encoded by the coding sequence ATGTTAGACAAGTACAGACTATACGACGCGGAGGATTTTTTGCAGGACGATTGGTTTCGGCAATCCCTTGAAGGCAATAATCCCGCGGCCACTCAGTATTGGGATAATTGGCTCAAAGTTTATCCGGAAAAGGAAGCAGAGGTACTCAGGGCAAAAGCACTCTTTGAGGCTTTCAAAACGGATCATGGCTCGCTTACCCAGGAGGAGATAAACACCACGATTGATCGTACGCTGGAAAGGGTTGCTGGCATAAAAAGGGAAAGTGAGTTTCCGGAAAGACCTCTTTTTGCCTGGAGGTGGCTTAGCTATGTAGCCTCAGTTATGCTTATTTCGGGCATGGCGATCTATTTCGTAAAGGATAACAAAATCGGCACGAAAATAACGACCGTTAAAACACAACCTCCGGCGATGGGCTGGGTAAAGGAAGAAAACGTTGGACAGCACCCCAGGCTGGTGAAACTGCCGGAGGGGAGCAAAGTTACCCTGGAACCAGGCGCGATACTAACTTATCCGACGAATTTCAATAAGTATGAGCGCAGGACTTTTCTGCGGGGTAATGCTTTTTTCGATGTAGCAAAAGATCCGGATAAACCATTTTTTGTGGTTGGAGAAACAGTCATTACCCGCGTGCTGGGAACCTCCTTTTGGATACGGGATGATCCTGATCACCAGAAAATTGCGGTGATCGTGAAATCCGGGAAAGTGGCGGTTTCTGCGCGGCACGGGAGCGGGCAGAATTTAACCTCCGACGCCGTTTTTCTCACCCCTAATCAAATGGCGGTATTTTCTCCCGAAACCGAGCAGCTGACGCGTGAACTGGTGGAAAAACCTGTTGTGATCAGTACTTCGGCCAGTTTGTCTGCCAGTTACGAAGACGTGCCAATCATTCGTATATTAAAAGAACTGGAGGATGCTTACGGAGTAAAAATAACGTACGATGCAGAGGTTTTAAAGAACTGCCAGATCTCAGCGTCATTTGCTAACGAGACTTTCTTTGAGAAACTGGAGTCGATCTGCCTGTCGGTCCGGGCCTCCTTCCGGGAGGAAAACGGGCAAATCATTATTGATAGTAAAGGCTGTAATTATTAA
- a CDS encoding TonB-dependent receptor, whose product MKKYIINRRIILLTMKFGFFPIIMLWICMGVVNAGKVSGQELLQQHVSLNVYEKSVRSVLKDIEKQTKARFVYSTQVISASQKVTLRVSGVSLSSALQDLLSPLNLTYKVSGPHIVLDKAPNGEEEKKVAAHTGRRIKGVVTDEKNEAMPGVSIVVKGTQQGTVTDATGSYQLDADESAVLIFSYIGYVSQEVKVGNLSSLHIRLAIDTKSLNEVLVIGYGSTTRRDLTGSVSSISSKDFKNHPMNDFSQVLQGRAPGIAVTNTTGAPGQLAKIRIRGANSATGSNDPLIIVDGIPATYEINVNDIKSVEILKDASATAIYGSRGANGVILITTLRGDSGAPRITLTSNVGISKVRKMYDLLEAADYAALANITYGSPKFTTDQISAFRQNGGTDWQKEIFRTGLSQNYQVSVSGGSDKVKYLVSGNLIDEKGTLINTDRKKYSFRTNLNADFGKRLTMGFDINFQRNERNNPDMGNGGSKANPIFQSLLWSPTSSVYNADGTYNKADPYGALGQNPVLLAKEPVDKVYTQVISLNTNLKYQILEGLSVSGIASLSKTSAEGRSAINAQLSTSTSATRTFDDRLNWQVDGLVNYEKNFFAKHSLSATGGVEAFVTQSDNFSTTAAGITDYYNLGTSSSVSSTSGYGYASLLSYFGRLNYNFAGKYFITATYRADGSSKFRDENKWGFFPSTAVSWLASEEDFVKNLNVFDNLKIRASWGITGNQAVKSYATLSSLGTTRYAFGSSTRYSGTRPSSPANTSLRWEETTQMDVGIDFSILKNKLSGSFDFFSKKTEGVLLNKPIALYDGGYNTLLNVGRIDNKGFELSLDYRAVEVRNFGWAVNFNFTTLRNKVVNLGPDTKIFGALYGSGIMNTSAFVLQAGNPMGSFWGMRYLGIWSEAESDQAMAFGNKPGDSKYQDINNDKIINASDYQIIGNSNPKFSWGLNNAFTYKNWALDVLIQGVEGRKVYNMTYATAAVLVPDSRTITLQEAADIWTPSNQDAQWPAVSTTNTNYMNSSRWLQDGSYVKVRNISINYTIPRRVTKVGDIKLSLSGQNLFTITRYQGFDPEVSSSGNSDLDSGIDFGVYPTSKLITAGLMLNF is encoded by the coding sequence ATGAAGAAATACATCATTAACAGAAGAATAATTCTTTTGACCATGAAATTCGGATTCTTTCCAATCATCATGTTATGGATATGTATGGGGGTAGTCAATGCCGGGAAAGTGTCCGGGCAGGAACTTCTCCAGCAACATGTGTCTCTGAACGTGTACGAAAAGTCTGTTCGTTCGGTACTTAAGGATATCGAAAAGCAGACCAAAGCACGCTTCGTATACAGTACACAGGTAATTTCAGCGTCACAAAAAGTTACCCTCCGTGTTTCCGGCGTAAGCCTATCTTCCGCACTCCAGGATTTGCTCAGTCCACTCAATCTGACCTACAAAGTTTCTGGTCCGCATATCGTGCTGGATAAGGCTCCCAACGGGGAGGAAGAAAAAAAGGTCGCGGCCCATACAGGCAGGCGGATTAAGGGTGTGGTGACCGATGAAAAGAATGAGGCTATGCCAGGAGTGAGCATTGTGGTGAAAGGAACGCAGCAGGGAACCGTCACGGATGCCACAGGAAGTTACCAGCTTGACGCAGATGAATCTGCCGTGTTGATATTCAGCTACATTGGTTATGTAAGCCAGGAAGTGAAGGTCGGCAACTTGTCTTCATTGCATATCAGACTGGCCATTGACACCAAATCTCTGAACGAAGTTTTGGTTATCGGTTACGGTAGTACCACGAGGAGAGACCTTACCGGTTCTGTATCCTCCATCTCTTCCAAAGACTTTAAGAATCATCCGATGAACGATTTTTCGCAGGTACTTCAGGGCAGAGCACCAGGGATTGCGGTGACCAACACTACCGGTGCGCCCGGGCAGCTGGCCAAAATACGGATAAGAGGAGCCAACTCAGCCACAGGAAGCAATGACCCTTTGATCATCGTGGATGGAATTCCGGCTACGTATGAGATCAACGTCAACGACATCAAGTCAGTAGAAATATTAAAGGATGCATCAGCCACAGCGATTTACGGATCAAGAGGAGCCAATGGAGTTATCCTGATCACCACACTTCGGGGAGACTCGGGCGCACCACGGATTACCCTTACTTCCAATGTGGGCATCAGCAAAGTCCGCAAGATGTATGATCTGCTGGAGGCTGCCGATTACGCAGCATTAGCCAATATTACTTATGGTTCTCCAAAATTTACTACCGATCAGATTTCTGCCTTTCGCCAGAATGGAGGTACCGATTGGCAAAAGGAGATATTCAGGACTGGCCTCAGCCAGAACTACCAGGTATCCGTTTCAGGAGGTTCGGATAAAGTCAAATACCTGGTTTCGGGTAATTTAATTGATGAAAAAGGAACGCTGATCAACACGGATCGTAAGAAATATTCGTTCCGGACCAACCTGAACGCCGATTTCGGCAAGCGTCTAACGATGGGTTTTGATATCAATTTTCAGAGGAATGAAAGAAACAATCCGGACATGGGCAACGGAGGGTCCAAGGCAAACCCCATTTTCCAAAGTCTTCTGTGGTCTCCGACTTCCTCTGTTTACAATGCAGACGGTACTTACAATAAAGCGGATCCTTACGGGGCCTTAGGGCAAAATCCGGTTCTGCTGGCCAAAGAGCCCGTGGACAAGGTGTACACGCAGGTGATTTCTTTAAACACCAATCTTAAGTACCAGATTCTGGAAGGATTGTCGGTTAGCGGAATCGCGAGTCTGAGTAAAACCAGTGCGGAGGGTCGCAGTGCCATCAATGCGCAGCTATCAACAAGTACATCTGCAACCAGGACGTTTGATGACAGGCTGAACTGGCAGGTAGATGGATTAGTGAATTATGAAAAGAATTTTTTTGCCAAACATTCCCTTTCGGCAACCGGTGGTGTCGAGGCGTTTGTCACACAATCGGATAATTTTTCTACCACTGCCGCCGGAATAACCGATTATTACAACCTGGGTACAAGCTCGAGCGTATCGTCCACGAGTGGCTATGGATACGCATCTCTCCTGTCCTATTTCGGAAGGCTGAACTATAATTTTGCAGGAAAATATTTCATTACCGCCACGTACAGGGCCGACGGTTCTTCAAAATTCAGAGATGAAAATAAATGGGGATTTTTCCCTTCCACAGCGGTAAGCTGGCTGGCCTCGGAAGAAGATTTTGTAAAAAATCTGAATGTTTTTGATAACCTGAAAATAAGGGCGAGCTGGGGGATTACAGGCAATCAGGCGGTTAAATCTTATGCCACACTTTCTTCGCTGGGTACCACACGTTATGCTTTTGGGTCTTCAACGCGGTACTCCGGTACCAGGCCGTCTTCCCCCGCCAATACCAGCTTGCGATGGGAAGAAACCACACAAATGGATGTTGGGATTGATTTTTCCATCCTGAAAAACAAACTATCCGGGTCGTTCGATTTTTTCAGTAAAAAAACGGAAGGCGTCTTGCTGAACAAACCCATTGCGCTGTATGATGGTGGCTACAACACCTTGCTCAACGTAGGCCGGATAGATAACAAAGGATTTGAACTAAGTCTCGACTATCGGGCGGTAGAAGTACGGAATTTCGGCTGGGCCGTTAATTTCAATTTTACAACACTCCGAAATAAGGTTGTGAACCTTGGACCGGACACCAAAATCTTTGGAGCCCTCTACGGGTCCGGCATTATGAACACGAGTGCTTTCGTTCTGCAGGCAGGCAATCCCATGGGATCCTTCTGGGGCATGCGGTACCTGGGTATCTGGAGCGAGGCGGAATCGGATCAGGCCATGGCCTTCGGAAACAAGCCGGGCGACTCGAAGTATCAGGACATTAACAACGACAAGATTATTAATGCAAGCGACTACCAGATTATCGGGAACTCCAATCCCAAGTTCAGCTGGGGACTCAACAACGCTTTCACCTATAAAAACTGGGCGCTCGATGTTTTGATCCAGGGCGTTGAAGGGCGCAAGGTGTATAATATGACCTATGCCACTGCGGCTGTTTTGGTACCGGATTCAAGAACCATTACACTCCAAGAGGCGGCCGACATCTGGACGCCCTCCAATCAGGATGCTCAATGGCCTGCTGTGAGTACGACCAATACCAATTATATGAATTCATCGCGATGGCTGCAGGATGGCAGCTACGTCAAGGTCCGCAACATCAGTATCAACTATACCATTCCCAGGCGCGTAACAAAGGTTGGGGATATAAAGCTGTCTCTCAGCGGACAAAACCTGTTTACCATTACCAGGTATCAGGGGTTTGATCCTGAGGTTTCATCCTCAGGCAATAGTGATCTTGACTCAGGGATAGATTTTGGCGTTTATCCGACGTCCAAACTGATCACTGCCGGCCTCATGTTAAACTTCTAA
- a CDS encoding RagB/SusD family nutrient uptake outer membrane protein: MKKYIIYFCLVYGLFSCSILEEKNKGLLTPETYYTTPEQLEASVVTVYKQLTTIYERTGRGTCAMFGADDVTTSKVNVDILEYEIFKPTGANTSLTNWWGQSYKGINFANNIIVNSAKVPDSDAKKYALGQAYFGRAWFYFFLVRIHNKIPLITDLTVHSDLTASEPREVYELIISDLKKAEEMLPDAWTDYKAKMGVTSGAAKAALSLVYLNMAGYPLKDESKYALAAEKAKEVIDNANRWGYKLVANYADLWKNVRFNDEIVFGLYYNDKNGDANQSGPLCGSPSEYAGWDYFFAELNFFKAFPAGPRKDATFWTKFPILNSNGTVTIKDWTEIQQKRPYYKKYIECDNFDWNKPWINVGWTSSRTNQVIRFAEVLLIYAEAKAMSGAPDATAYAAINKVRNRAGLANLTAGLSREAFRDSVIAERGWEFAGLEPNASRWFDLVRTEGVEKAAANRDASEIQLAVKPTKSNYFAPIPDSELLLNPKLAE; this comes from the coding sequence ATGAAAAAGTATATTATCTATTTCTGTCTTGTTTACGGCTTGTTTTCATGCTCAATACTGGAGGAGAAAAACAAAGGGCTCCTCACGCCTGAAACCTACTATACAACTCCTGAACAGCTCGAGGCATCGGTGGTAACGGTGTACAAGCAGCTGACGACCATCTACGAGCGGACCGGACGCGGAACATGCGCCATGTTCGGAGCCGATGACGTCACTACTTCTAAGGTTAATGTGGACATACTTGAATATGAGATATTTAAACCAACCGGAGCAAATACATCTTTAACCAACTGGTGGGGACAGTCGTACAAGGGCATCAATTTTGCCAATAATATCATCGTCAATTCAGCAAAGGTGCCTGATTCCGATGCTAAAAAGTATGCGCTTGGCCAGGCTTATTTTGGCAGGGCCTGGTTTTACTTCTTTTTGGTAAGGATTCACAACAAGATACCGCTCATTACGGATCTCACAGTGCATTCGGACCTTACTGCGTCTGAACCCAGGGAAGTTTATGAGTTGATTATTTCTGACCTTAAAAAGGCAGAAGAGATGCTCCCTGATGCCTGGACCGACTACAAGGCAAAAATGGGTGTGACCAGTGGAGCGGCCAAGGCGGCTTTGTCTCTGGTGTACCTGAATATGGCCGGATATCCTTTGAAGGATGAATCCAAATATGCACTGGCCGCTGAAAAAGCAAAAGAAGTTATAGACAATGCGAACCGCTGGGGGTATAAGCTCGTTGCCAACTATGCCGACCTTTGGAAAAATGTTAGGTTCAATGATGAAATCGTTTTCGGGTTGTATTACAATGACAAGAATGGAGATGCCAACCAATCCGGCCCCTTATGCGGATCCCCTTCTGAGTACGCAGGATGGGACTACTTTTTTGCTGAACTGAACTTCTTCAAAGCTTTTCCGGCAGGCCCCCGCAAAGATGCCACCTTCTGGACCAAGTTTCCTATCTTGAATTCCAACGGAACCGTTACGATAAAGGACTGGACAGAAATTCAGCAAAAACGCCCTTACTACAAAAAGTATATTGAATGCGACAACTTTGACTGGAATAAACCCTGGATCAATGTGGGCTGGACATCAAGCCGTACCAATCAGGTCATCCGGTTTGCCGAAGTACTGCTCATCTACGCAGAGGCGAAGGCGATGTCGGGGGCACCGGATGCCACAGCTTATGCTGCCATCAATAAGGTAAGAAACCGGGCCGGACTTGCCAACCTTACCGCTGGTTTATCCAGAGAAGCTTTCAGAGATTCGGTCATTGCCGAACGGGGCTGGGAGTTTGCCGGACTGGAGCCTAATGCAAGCCGCTGGTTTGACCTCGTGCGCACTGAAGGAGTTGAAAAAGCTGCCGCCAACCGCGACGCAAGCGAAATACAACTGGCCGTAAAACCTACGAAATCCAATTATTTTGCTCCCATACCCGATAGCGAACTATTACTGAACCCGAAGCTGGCAGAGTAG
- a CDS encoding SGNH/GDSL hydrolase family protein, translating to MLLVAGKRYRRLWLWGGIFLPFLVSCKVSSTHQLQEKKPRVIAFFGSSVCRGSGDEEKLGYAGRFARRLDTLRWKYVNVSIGGDNTIRLQQRIRKDLYPQHPDYVVIGLSLSNEGIVQPTDAERHRILERFRAGLLRMADSVRVMGAVPVFTNCYPRNSFSEEYYQITRQMNGIINEWPVPSINLLGTVDDGTGKWVKGFEYNGGHPNALGYEEMSRAVVPTLFDALEAKKPVPYRNWTSDHTRFFNIRNTTPVLQVTTDTLIRSFSESFMFQVAGEGVIAAVMHRSGVSVIKWEGGKVIYQSGSLSTHLSVPEVTRGQWVYLTLAHRHAAGETFLYINGKESNPVKERLKPNAFLLGGFPGNPAGVPDSLSFKDWMIHRSALNASEASDYMKWKMLRSSLEMYAPLSEIITTPVTELRNEAQSFTRVLLGKDAKFQVVRLGMQKDL from the coding sequence ATGTTATTAGTAGCAGGTAAACGATACAGGCGTTTATGGCTATGGGGTGGTATTTTTTTGCCCTTCCTGGTTTCTTGCAAAGTTAGCAGTACCCATCAGTTGCAAGAAAAAAAGCCCCGGGTGATCGCCTTCTTCGGTTCTTCGGTCTGCAGGGGAAGCGGCGATGAAGAAAAGCTGGGTTATGCTGGACGGTTCGCCAGGCGCCTTGACACCCTCCGGTGGAAATATGTCAATGTTTCTATTGGAGGCGACAATACCATCAGGCTACAGCAACGCATCCGAAAGGACCTCTATCCACAACATCCGGATTATGTGGTAATAGGGCTGTCATTGAGCAATGAAGGCATTGTTCAGCCAACGGATGCGGAACGCCACCGGATTTTGGAAAGGTTCAGAGCAGGGCTTCTCCGAATGGCCGATAGCGTACGGGTCATGGGTGCCGTTCCGGTATTTACCAATTGTTATCCCCGAAATTCATTCTCGGAAGAGTATTACCAGATCACCCGTCAGATGAATGGCATCATCAATGAATGGCCCGTACCCAGTATCAACCTGCTGGGTACGGTCGATGACGGTACGGGAAAATGGGTAAAAGGGTTTGAATATAACGGTGGACATCCGAACGCCCTTGGCTACGAAGAGATGAGCCGTGCCGTCGTTCCCACACTTTTTGATGCACTGGAAGCAAAAAAGCCGGTGCCTTATAGAAACTGGACGAGCGATCACACACGCTTTTTCAACATACGCAATACAACTCCTGTGTTACAGGTCACCACCGATACACTCATCCGTTCCTTTTCCGAAAGCTTTATGTTTCAGGTAGCAGGTGAGGGTGTAATTGCGGCCGTGATGCACAGGAGCGGTGTTTCAGTCATTAAGTGGGAAGGCGGGAAAGTGATTTATCAAAGCGGGTCGCTAAGTACACATCTTTCCGTTCCGGAGGTTACCCGGGGACAATGGGTTTACCTGACGTTGGCGCACAGGCATGCGGCGGGAGAGACTTTTTTGTATATCAACGGAAAAGAGAGTAATCCCGTTAAAGAGAGGCTTAAACCAAATGCTTTTTTGCTGGGAGGCTTTCCTGGTAATCCGGCAGGCGTACCCGACTCACTGTCTTTCAAGGATTGGATGATACATCGTTCCGCATTGAACGCCAGTGAGGCATCCGACTACATGAAATGGAAAATGCTCAGGTCCAGTCTGGAAATGTATGCTCCTCTCTCAGAGATAATCACAACGCCGGTAACCGAGTTGCGGAACGAAGCCCAGAGTTTTACGCGGGTTCTCTTAGGAAAGGATGCAAAATTTCAGGTGGTGAGATTGGGCATGCAAAAGGATTTATAA
- a CDS encoding heparinase II/III domain-containing protein, translated as MVSGRIPSLYKIIFFAWLAGLCSQVLAQEVYAPTPAADLSKLKTGHPRILLLKGEEKRILDQVQKHPQWRAVHEAILHECDTILGLAPLTREMTGKRLLGAQECLRRVFQLSYAYRTTRNPAYLNRAENEMLSVARFSDWNPSHFLDTAEMTMAVAIGYDWLYHDLPAATKDTLRLALVEKGIRISFDSKYNRFVTSEHNWNQVCNSGMVFGALAIAEDEPELAQNIINRALQSVPKVMNASYKPDGAYPEGYAYWEYGTSFNVLLISALEKALGEDYGLSAMPGFLKTAAFILNITGPINEVHNWGDCGEKLAGFSPASFWFASKTGDNSVLFQQTQFMNTRKAPGQVTNRLLPAALIWGTQLDISRIKKPEKKVWIGQGTNPVGFMRTSWTNRNAIFIGFKAGTPDMSHGQMDVGSFVLDAYGERWAMDFGSQDYYSLERRGVRVFGHTQDAQRWQIFRYNNLVHNTLTINGQHQRVDGYAKIDNWSESSSRMSVISDISTVYRGQLQSAKRGISIIDNREVVIRDEVKAPDRNTTLRWTLLTPAHVKVLDKKTVELTQNGKTMYLIFDSELPISIKTWPTTPPKDYDAPNPGTALVGFEANIPAGTEQYFNTFFSKNRTGFPPIGKLDSWNGK; from the coding sequence ATGGTTTCAGGACGTATTCCTTCACTTTATAAGATCATTTTTTTCGCCTGGTTAGCCGGGCTATGCTCCCAGGTGCTTGCACAGGAGGTATATGCTCCCACACCAGCTGCCGATTTGTCGAAACTCAAAACAGGGCATCCAAGGATATTACTTCTGAAAGGAGAAGAAAAGCGAATTTTAGATCAGGTACAAAAACATCCGCAATGGCGGGCCGTGCATGAAGCCATTTTGCACGAGTGTGATACCATACTCGGATTGGCTCCTTTGACCAGGGAGATGACCGGCAAAAGACTTTTGGGTGCCCAGGAATGTCTGCGAAGGGTATTTCAGCTGTCTTATGCCTACCGGACCACGCGCAACCCGGCCTATCTGAACAGAGCAGAAAATGAAATGCTTTCAGTAGCGAGGTTTTCTGACTGGAACCCGTCCCATTTTCTGGATACGGCTGAAATGACGATGGCCGTGGCAATCGGATACGATTGGCTCTACCATGATTTGCCCGCTGCAACGAAAGATACCCTGCGTCTTGCTCTGGTTGAGAAGGGTATCAGAATCTCCTTTGACAGCAAATACAACAGGTTCGTCACCTCCGAACACAACTGGAATCAGGTTTGTAATTCGGGGATGGTTTTTGGTGCGTTGGCGATAGCTGAAGACGAGCCGGAATTGGCACAAAATATTATAAACCGCGCATTACAAAGCGTGCCAAAAGTGATGAATGCCTCCTACAAGCCAGATGGTGCTTACCCGGAAGGATACGCGTACTGGGAATACGGAACAAGTTTTAATGTGTTACTCATCAGTGCTTTGGAGAAGGCGCTAGGTGAGGATTATGGACTATCTGCCATGCCCGGTTTTCTTAAAACCGCTGCATTTATCCTAAATATTACCGGCCCTATCAATGAAGTACACAACTGGGGCGATTGTGGCGAAAAGTTGGCAGGATTTAGTCCGGCGTCGTTTTGGTTCGCATCAAAAACCGGTGACAATTCGGTTCTTTTTCAGCAGACGCAGTTCATGAATACCCGGAAGGCACCCGGGCAGGTTACCAACCGGCTTTTACCGGCGGCGCTGATATGGGGAACACAGCTTGACATTTCGCGAATAAAAAAGCCGGAGAAAAAAGTTTGGATAGGACAAGGCACTAACCCAGTAGGTTTTATGAGGACTTCCTGGACCAATCGTAACGCCATCTTTATCGGGTTCAAAGCAGGTACACCCGATATGAGCCATGGCCAGATGGATGTAGGCTCCTTTGTGCTGGATGCCTACGGTGAAAGATGGGCGATGGATTTCGGTTCTCAGGATTATTATAGCCTGGAAAGGAGGGGAGTAAGAGTGTTCGGACATACGCAAGATGCCCAAAGATGGCAGATCTTCAGATACAATAACCTGGTTCACAATACACTTACTATAAACGGACAGCATCAGCGGGTAGATGGCTATGCCAAAATCGACAACTGGTCGGAAAGCTCCAGCCGCATGTCGGTTATCTCAGATATCAGCACGGTATATCGGGGGCAGTTGCAAAGCGCCAAACGCGGTATATCCATCATCGACAACCGTGAAGTCGTGATTCGGGACGAAGTAAAAGCCCCTGACCGCAATACCACATTGAGATGGACGCTGTTAACACCTGCCCATGTAAAAGTTCTGGACAAAAAGACCGTAGAACTGACGCAAAATGGTAAAACAATGTATCTGATTTTTGACTCTGAACTTCCCATATCTATCAAGACCTGGCCGACTACGCCTCCCAAAGACTACGATGCACCTAATCCCGGTACCGCTTTGGTAGGTTTTGAAGCCAATATCCCTGCAGGCACGGAACAGTATTTCAATACCTTTTTCTCCAAAAACAGAACAGGTTTTCCTCCTATTGGAAAACTGGATAGCTGGAATGGCAAGTAG